A region of the Conger conger chromosome 6, fConCon1.1, whole genome shotgun sequence genome:
GTAAGGCTGGTTCACCCCTTCCTTCATGGTAAGGCTGGTTCACCCCTTCCTTCATGGTAAGGCTGGTTCAGCCCTTTCTTCATGGTAAGGCTGGTTCACCCCTTCCTTCATGGTAAGGCTGGTTTAGCCCTTCCTTCATGGTAAGGCTGGTTCAGCCCTTCCTTCATGGTAAGGCTGGTTCAGCCCTTCCTTCATGGTAAGGCTGGTTTAGCCCTTCCTTCATGGTAATGCTGGTTGAGCCCTTCCTTCATGGTAAGGCTGGTTCAGCCCTTCCTTCATGGTAAGGCTGGTTCAGCCCTTCCTTCATGGTAATGCTGGTTGAGCCCTTCCTTCATGGTAATGCTGGTTGAGCCCTTCCTTCATGGTAAGGCTGGTTTAGCCCTTCCTTCATGGTAATGCTGGTTGAGCCCTTCCTTCATGGTAAGGCTGGTTCAGCCCTTCCTTCATGGTAAGGCTGGTTCAGCCCTTCCTTCATGGTAAGGCTGGTTCAGCCCTTCCTTCATGGTAAGGCTGGTTCAGCCCTTCCTTCATGGTAATGCTGGTTGAGCCCTTCCTTCATGGTAAGGCTTGTTCATTATAAAGCCAGCTCACCTCGCCTTGTTCACACTGATAACTGAAGCCGCCAGagctgcgtgttcatatgtggaTTATAACACACTCTGCTGAAGCCCTGTGGTTAATCAGAGCTCCAAGACAAAGATAACCTGTGTGTTGAAATGCTGTGGCTTGTGGCAGGAAGGCAGCAGGAAACTAAGAGTGAAGCCAGTTCTCGAGTAAAGAAAAACTGGCCACATGCTCAGAGCCAGGGCATGATTaaagacagaaagaggaagTTATGTTGCTGAGAAAGGAAAGCAGGGAGGGTTCCCGGATGGTTTCATTCCTGCTGCAGCTGTCTGACGCAGCTCCCCAAAGATTCCCCTGAACCCCGTTATCCACACTCAGCAACCTGCACTTTTCATCTTCTCCTCTAGAGGCCACTGTTCAGACTTGTACGCCACTCCTGGTGCTGGTCTTCTGGTGCTCTGAGGGTCCTTCACTTCCTCTGACTGAAGAGGAAATTCTGtgtaaattgttggcatttatatagcgcctttatccaaagcgctatacaattgatgcttctcattcacccattcatacacacactcacacaccaacggcgattggctgccatgcaaggcgccgaccagctcgtcaggagcatttaggggttaggtgtcttactcagggacactgacacagcccgggtgggggatcgaaccggcaatccgacaactgctcttactgcctgagccatgtcgcccctgtgtgtgtgtgtgtgtgtgtgtgtgggtgtgtgtgggcatgtgtgtgtgtgtgtgtgtgtgtgttcccatccgtgtgtgtgtgcgtgtgtgtgtgggtgtgtgctttgCTCGgggttcagtgtgtgagtgatactgtgctgtgggcatgtgtgtgtgtgtgtgtgtgtgtgtgtgtgtgtgtgtgtgtgtgttcccatccgcatgtgtgtgtgtgtgtgtgtgtgagtgtgctttgCTTGAGGTTCAGTGTGGGAGTGATACTgtgctgtggttgtgtgtgtgtgtgtgtgtgtgtgtgtgtgtgtgtgtccatgtgtgcatgtgtgggtgcttTACTTGtattgcagtgtgtgagtgatgatgtgcatgtgtgtgtgtgtgtgtgtgtgtgtgtgtgtgtttgtggtgtgtgggtggggtctAAGACAGATTTCCTTAGATTTAGATTAAGGAAGTCCAGACTGCAGACAGATTCTGCCAGTGAAACCTTCATTTCAGAGCAACATGAGAACCGCCGTTATACTGTTATATACCTGTTGGACTGCAGGTAGGACTCTGTTATGCTGTTATATACCTGTTGGACTGCAGGTAGGATACAGTAGCTTAGCTTTTTAGTTGTAAGgcatttcacaatttcacaatgGAGCAAGATTGAATAAAGATTGTAATATTTACACTAACTTGCATCAAAAAAGTCAGTCAAATCTCAGTAATATGATACTTATCTAATATCTAATTGTTTTACAATGTTGTGGCTTTTTATTCTGCATTTTCAATCTTGGCTCATTTCAATGCCTCACTGATGTACTGCCTTTGTTATCTGTGATTACTGAAACAACAGTCATTGGAATGTCTGGGAAATATGTGAAGAAAATGTTGTGAAAATTGTAGCTAAGGCTGTTTGTAAGCAGCACTTTGGCTATTCCTAGGATGTGCAAACAATAACTATTATAAGAGGGCCTGATGGTCATTGAAGGACACAAACTGTGTTATGGATAAAGGACTTTGATAAATTGTAATGATTATTCATCTTTCTATAGGTTATAGAAGATTCCAtccatttaaaaacatacaaaatgttGAATTTCAGCATTTTAATGCATCAAAAATTTTACATGCTGCAAAAATACTGCGCCCAATGATTAATGACTGCCCACTAATTCTACATTGTGGTCAAACACTTGGCCAGCTGTATGTAGTGGGCttttatattgtatgttttAAAAGGCATACAACCTTCTACGTGTTACTCTTATAGATAATGGATAATGATTTCCCTGTTCAAGTGAACCGTAAACCTGAAACACAAGTAACATACGCCTACCCTTCttacacctcccccccccccctttatctGTCTTTCTTTTACTGTCTCTTCCCAGGTTTGCACATATCTTTTACACAGTCAAAGAAACTGAACTGCATTGTGGGAGACAGGGTCCATTTCCAAACTGCAGTGAACAACACTGGATTCCTGTCAGAAAATGGCAGTCCGATTGGCAAGGTGATTACAAGGGAATTCCACCCCATTAATGAAAGATACAGTGACAGACTGCAGTGGGACAAGAGCACAGGACTCTTCTCCCTGTCTGGGCTCAAGATGGAGGACTCTGGAGCGTACAAAGTGCAGAACAATGATGGGCCACAAACTGTAGACATGACATACCAGCTGACGGTGTACAGTAAGTATCAGCACATTTGTACCTAGTTAATATGGGAGAGGTCATCACAGCACGTGATGTTGTTGCGGCCCAACCTCTCTCCCACATACCACAGGTAAACAAATGGACTGCAACCTAAAGTAAATTTCCACTGAGGTGAAAAGTTAATTAATCAGAAAAGATTAATCTAAATTACCAAGATTAAGTTGGCCAGATGGTCCAACAggtatctacagtatattttgGACACTTGGTGGACAGTGGAGCTGAGATGTCCACTGATGACCATTTGGTGGTGAGGTGGACCAGGTGAAAgctctcacacagagagtggagtTAGGGGCCAGTGTTGAAGGTTCACACAGAGTGGAGTTAGGGGCCAGTGTTGAAGGCTTACACAGAGAGTGGAGTTAGGGGCCAGTGTTAATAACCAGTGTTGAAGGCTCACACAGAGAGTAGAGTTAGGGGCCAGTGTTGATAGCCAGTGTTGAAGGCTCTCCCTGTTGCTGTATCTCTGCACAGACCCAGTACCCAGTGTTAATTGCCAGTGTTGAAGGCTCTCCCTGTTGCTGTATCTCTGCACAGACCCAGTACCCAGTGTTGATAGCCAGTGTTGAAGGCTCTCCCTGTTGCTGTATCTCTGCACAGACCCAGTACCCAGTGTTAATAGCCAGTGTTGAAGGCTCACACAGAGTGGAGTTAGGGGCCAGTGTTGATAGCCAGTGTTGAaggttcacacagagagtggagtAAGGGGCCAGTGTTAATAGCCGGTGTTGAAGGCTCTCCCTGTTGCTGTATCTCTGCACAGACCCAGTACCCAGTGTTAATAGCCAGTGTTGAAGGCTcacacagagtggagttaaGGGCCAGTGTTGATAGCCAGTGTTGAAGGCTCTCCCTGTTGCTGTATCTCTGCACAGACCCAGTATCCAGACCTCAGGTgtccagcaggagcagggtgaaacccagctgcagtgtgctgtgctctgtggagaatgggagagagctCACCCTGTCctggcacagagaggggcagataCTGTCctacaacagcagctccaaTCTCAGcacccccctgtccctccctctggagatAGAAgagaacagcgccccctacagctGCGTGGCTGAAAACCCAGCAAGGAAGGAGATATTCCTAGTCAACCCTGAAGAGTACTGCTATGGTAAGAAACCACAACTGTGTCATGGTGTGGTTATGAACAGAATTATTTATTCCCAAAGCTgaacgtttgtgtgtgtgtgtgtgtgtgtgtgtgtgtcagtgtatgtgtgatgctgtctgtgtctgtgtgtgtgtgtcacagtgtgtatttgtgtgtgtgtgtcagtgtgtatgtgtctgtgtgtgtgtcagtgtgtgaggctatctgtgtgtgtgtgtcacagtgtgtgtgtgtctggggggtgtgtgtgtgtgtgtgtgtcacaatgtgtgtgtgtgtgtgggtgtgtcggTGACGCTGTGCTGTGGGGTCTCTTACAGAATCTGTGTGGAAGCCTCATATAAAGACCTCAGCAGCACAAGGGGGCAGGAGCTGCTCACTGCAGTGCTCTGTGCAGAACGGGAGAGAGCTCACCCTGTCCTGGAGGACAGAGGGGGAGACACTGTCCCACACCAGAGACCCCAATCTCAGCACCCTGTCCCTCACTCTGGAGATAGAGGCGTCCAACTCCACCTACACCTGTGTGGCTACAAACCCTGTCAGTGAGGAGAGAACAGCCTTCCTCCCCACACAGGTCTGCGGGCaagagggtaaggagcagctctctgtagggaagagggtaaggagcagctctctgtagggaagagagaaaggagcagctctctgtagggaagagggtaaggagcagctctctgtagggaggagggtaaggagcagctctctgtagggaagagggtaaggagcagctctctgtagggaagagggtaaggagcagcCCTCTGTAGGGAGGAGGGTAAGGAaca
Encoded here:
- the LOC133130686 gene encoding HEPACAM family member 2-like isoform X1, which codes for MRTAVILLYTCWTAGLHISFTQSKKLNCIVGDRVHFQTAVNNTGFLSENGSPIGKVITREFHPINERYSDRLQWDKSTGLFSLSGLKMEDSGAYKVQNNDGPQTVDMTYQLTVYNPVSRPQVSSRSRVKPSCSVLCSVENGRELTLSWHREGQILSYNSSSNLSTPLSLPLEIEENSAPYSCVAENPARKEIFLVNPEEYCYESVWKPHIKTSAAQGGRSCSLQCSVQNGRELTLSWRTEGETLSHTRDPNLSTLSLTLEIEASNSTYTCVATNPVSEERTAFLPTQVCGQEGHCSHDAVLYVMFVLRLVEFALVTLAVFLLLRLHRQGRILAVHSPRRRSCETVTEL
- the LOC133130686 gene encoding HEPACAM family member 2-like isoform X2, with amino-acid sequence MLLYTCWTAGLHISFTQSKKLNCIVGDRVHFQTAVNNTGFLSENGSPIGKVITREFHPINERYSDRLQWDKSTGLFSLSGLKMEDSGAYKVQNNDGPQTVDMTYQLTVYNPVSRPQVSSRSRVKPSCSVLCSVENGRELTLSWHREGQILSYNSSSNLSTPLSLPLEIEENSAPYSCVAENPARKEIFLVNPEEYCYESVWKPHIKTSAAQGGRSCSLQCSVQNGRELTLSWRTEGETLSHTRDPNLSTLSLTLEIEASNSTYTCVATNPVSEERTAFLPTQVCGQEGHCSHDAVLYVMFVLRLVEFALVTLAVFLLLRLHRQGRILAVHSPRRRSCETVTEL
- the LOC133130686 gene encoding hepatic and glial cell adhesion molecule-like isoform X3; the protein is MCGVCVSSQSNVLNSIVGETVTLPAAVKDTGFLLKAGSGIATVVSHSCQITNYSYSARLRWDPSSGLFSLRGLRTEDSGDYTVQDSGANLKTFHLDVWDPVSRPQVSSRSRVKPSCSVLCSVENGRELTLSWHREGQILSYNSSSNLSTPLSLPLEIEENSAPYSCVAENPARKEIFLVNPEEYCYESVWKPHIKTSAAQGGRSCSLQCSVQNGRELTLSWRTEGETLSHTRDPNLSTLSLTLEIEASNSTYTCVATNPVSEERTAFLPTQVCGQEGHCSHDAVLYVMFVLRLVEFALVTLAVFLLLRLHRQGRILAVHSPRRRSCETVTEL